In Maridesulfovibrio frigidus DSM 17176, a genomic segment contains:
- a CDS encoding hybrid sensor histidine kinase/response regulator, with amino-acid sequence MISGDLRTRLLGAFRGECRERLLVLSSDLMKMEMGSDDQNVRLLIESSYREVHSLKGAARAVGLSAVEKFCQSFESFFSVLKKNGLLPSKTVCGVMVGWLDILEELIANEDGSDSSLSAGPTMVALAKMDEFVGAPELIIVETGGQKTETLSGEEHAACCVEIEAEVKNEIPEEPEKEVVAEPQIPTARMSMGDTVRVDSSFLTGLLLQTEELLSSRNSQEARASEVAELSSKFSEFSRFFCDVLAENKKITDEADDLISMKMEKKMTSFAKRLGLLSSSTQKAHRDLSSKVDTLLSEFKSSMLLPFSSLLEVFPRMVRSLSSEIGKQCDFKMSGESVRIDRRILELLHDPLMHMVRNSVGHGLETPAERIAKGKAPTGNIYFEITQTDRDIVRVVIGDDGIGIDTAKLKGLALKQGLLSSREADELNHNALLELIFMSGMSTSDIITDISGRGLGMAIVRDSVESLGGSVTVSSEVNTGARFVLNIPVALTSFKGIVVEAAGRKFVVPKSGVSKVLLVRQKDIETVGGKETIIYQGKPIPIITLSDILELGSVNTEKTTFPAFIMGEGVKAVAVSMDELHGEQNVMAKPMGPLLRKVRNVSGFTMLGTGMLVPILHGPDMIRTALGVSSGSKVQSFSHQHGVKEVKTVLVAEDSITSRTLLKNVLEAAGYNVITAVDGLDALNRLKAELPDILVSDVEMPHMDGFTLTAEVRKMQQSASLPIILVTSLGSQEHREKGVDAGADAYIIKSSFDQGNLLEVIQRLA; translated from the coding sequence ATGATTTCAGGTGATTTGCGTACAAGGCTTCTCGGAGCGTTTCGAGGCGAATGCAGAGAGCGTCTACTTGTTCTCTCTTCTGATCTTATGAAGATGGAGATGGGGTCTGACGATCAAAATGTCCGTTTGCTTATCGAGTCTTCTTATAGGGAAGTTCATAGCTTAAAGGGAGCAGCTCGAGCTGTAGGGCTAAGCGCTGTCGAAAAATTTTGCCAGTCATTTGAATCTTTTTTTTCTGTACTCAAAAAGAATGGTCTCTTGCCTTCAAAGACTGTTTGCGGTGTGATGGTAGGTTGGTTGGATATTCTTGAAGAGCTAATAGCCAATGAGGACGGTTCTGATTCATCTCTTTCGGCAGGGCCTACTATGGTTGCTCTTGCCAAGATGGACGAGTTTGTAGGAGCTCCTGAGCTAATAATCGTTGAAACAGGTGGACAAAAGACAGAAACTCTTTCGGGTGAAGAGCATGCTGCCTGTTGCGTAGAAATTGAAGCTGAAGTGAAAAATGAAATACCGGAAGAGCCCGAAAAAGAAGTTGTTGCTGAACCGCAGATTCCTACAGCTCGAATGTCTATGGGAGACACCGTCAGAGTTGACTCTTCATTCCTTACAGGATTGCTGTTGCAGACTGAAGAACTTCTTTCTTCTCGAAATTCTCAAGAAGCACGTGCTTCTGAGGTTGCTGAATTAAGTAGTAAATTTTCCGAGTTTTCGCGGTTTTTTTGCGACGTGTTAGCTGAGAACAAAAAAATAACTGACGAGGCTGATGATCTGATTTCTATGAAAATGGAAAAAAAGATGACTTCTTTTGCAAAAAGACTTGGTTTACTTTCCTCGTCTACTCAAAAAGCTCACAGGGATTTATCTTCTAAGGTAGACACTTTGCTTAGTGAATTCAAAAGCTCAATGCTTCTTCCTTTTTCATCTCTCTTAGAAGTGTTCCCTCGTATGGTCAGAAGCTTGAGTTCTGAAATCGGGAAGCAGTGTGATTTTAAAATGAGTGGTGAGTCTGTTCGAATTGACCGCCGAATTTTAGAATTACTTCATGATCCTCTTATGCATATGGTCCGAAATTCTGTCGGGCATGGCCTTGAAACTCCCGCTGAACGCATTGCAAAAGGCAAGGCTCCTACCGGGAATATTTATTTTGAGATTACGCAGACTGACCGGGATATTGTCAGGGTAGTGATTGGCGATGATGGGATCGGCATTGATACGGCTAAGCTTAAAGGGCTAGCTTTGAAGCAGGGACTGCTTAGTTCGCGTGAGGCTGACGAACTGAATCATAATGCGTTATTAGAACTCATCTTTATGTCTGGTATGTCGACCAGCGATATTATTACCGACATTTCAGGGCGAGGCTTAGGGATGGCTATTGTTCGCGATAGTGTAGAGTCCTTGGGGGGTAGCGTTACTGTTTCCAGTGAGGTGAATACAGGAGCACGTTTTGTTCTAAATATCCCAGTTGCGTTGACTTCATTCAAAGGCATAGTCGTTGAGGCCGCCGGCAGGAAATTCGTTGTGCCTAAGTCTGGAGTGAGCAAGGTGCTCCTCGTCAGGCAGAAAGATATAGAAACTGTTGGTGGCAAAGAGACTATTATTTACCAAGGGAAACCCATTCCCATAATAACTCTTTCTGATATTTTAGAACTTGGCTCGGTGAATACAGAAAAAACTACATTCCCCGCATTTATAATGGGCGAAGGTGTGAAAGCTGTGGCAGTAAGTATGGATGAGCTTCATGGGGAGCAAAATGTCATGGCTAAGCCTATGGGCCCTTTATTGCGAAAGGTTCGAAATGTTTCAGGGTTCACGATGCTTGGGACAGGAATGCTTGTTCCTATTCTGCATGGGCCTGATATGATCAGAACCGCTCTCGGGGTCAGTTCCGGTTCTAAAGTGCAGTCTTTCTCTCATCAGCATGGGGTTAAGGAAGTCAAAACTGTTCTTGTCGCTGAGGATTCTATTACATCTCGTACGCTTCTTAAAAATGTTCTTGAAGCAGCCGGATATAATGTAATCACTGCAGTTGACGGATTGGACGCGCTTAACAGGCTTAAAGCAGAACTCCCTGATATTTTGGTTTCTGATGTTGAAATGCCTCATATGGATGGGTTCACTCTTACTGCTGAAGTTCGCAAAATGCAGCAAAGTGCCAGTTTACCAATCATACTTGTTACATCTCTTGGCTCACAGGAACATCGAGAAAAAGGTGTGGATGCTGGTGCAGATGCTTACATTATTAAGTCCAGTTTTGATCAGGGTAATTTACTCGAGGTTATTCAACGGTTAGCATGA
- the pgm gene encoding phosphoglucomutase (alpha-D-glucose-1,6-bisphosphate-dependent), with product MSLSKLAGKPAPPEILENIPKLVSAYYTTKPDPSVNSQLVSFGTSGHRGSSFEGSFNQDHIWAIAQAICEYRASMGYTGPLFIGKDPHALSEPAQISALEVFAANGVEVFVNDTGYTPTPAISHAILTHNKGRKDGFADGVVITPSHNPPRDGGFKYNPPNGGPAGTTSTSTIQNRANAILKNGLKDVKRIPLNRAMSASTTHEFDFATPYINDLGNIVDMKAIASAGLSIGVDPLGGAAIDFWEPIAERYGLNINVVNKKIDPAYSFMHVDKDGKIRMDCSSPYAMAGLIELKDKYDISFANDPDTDRHGIVTKSRGLMNPNHYLAVAIEYLYTNRPQWKKDLVVGKTLVSSSMIDRVARSINRDLMEVPVGFKWFVDPLLSGTCGFGGEESAGASFLRKDGTVWTTDKDGIIMNLLAAEITAKTEKDPGEHYTDLENKFGHPVYKRIDAPATIEQKKAFSILTPEMVKAKTLAGEKIEARLTAAPGNGEAIGGLKVVTENGWFAARPSGTESIYKIYAESFKGLAHLVSIQEEAGRIVDEAFALALK from the coding sequence ATGTCACTCAGCAAACTAGCCGGCAAACCTGCTCCACCTGAAATACTTGAAAACATTCCGAAACTTGTTTCGGCTTATTACACTACCAAACCTGACCCTTCTGTTAATTCTCAGTTAGTGTCATTTGGAACGTCTGGGCATCGAGGATCGTCCTTTGAAGGTTCTTTTAACCAGGACCATATCTGGGCCATTGCGCAAGCCATATGCGAATATAGAGCTTCAATGGGTTACACAGGACCTCTCTTTATAGGTAAGGATCCGCACGCCCTGTCTGAACCTGCTCAAATTTCAGCTCTTGAAGTTTTTGCTGCAAATGGTGTGGAAGTGTTTGTAAATGACACGGGCTATACTCCCACTCCTGCAATATCGCACGCTATTCTCACCCATAATAAGGGAAGAAAAGACGGCTTCGCCGATGGAGTTGTCATTACGCCATCGCATAACCCTCCTCGCGATGGAGGGTTCAAATATAATCCTCCAAATGGTGGCCCGGCTGGCACCACCTCGACCAGTACTATTCAGAACAGGGCTAATGCCATATTAAAAAACGGCCTAAAGGACGTAAAAAGAATTCCTTTAAACCGCGCAATGTCTGCCTCGACAACTCACGAATTTGATTTTGCTACTCCATACATCAACGATCTCGGAAACATAGTTGATATGAAAGCGATAGCCTCCGCAGGCCTAAGTATCGGAGTTGACCCGCTCGGAGGCGCAGCAATCGATTTTTGGGAACCAATTGCTGAACGATACGGTTTAAACATCAACGTTGTGAACAAAAAAATAGATCCGGCATATTCTTTCATGCACGTAGACAAAGACGGGAAGATCCGCATGGACTGCTCTTCTCCCTACGCAATGGCGGGCCTGATCGAACTTAAAGATAAATACGACATTTCATTCGCTAATGATCCAGATACGGACAGACACGGCATTGTAACCAAAAGCCGAGGTTTGATGAATCCAAACCATTATCTGGCGGTTGCAATAGAATATCTCTATACGAACAGACCACAATGGAAAAAAGATCTAGTCGTCGGTAAGACGCTTGTCTCAAGTTCCATGATCGACCGCGTGGCAAGGTCCATCAACCGTGATCTTATGGAAGTTCCAGTCGGATTCAAATGGTTCGTAGACCCTCTGCTTTCAGGAACCTGCGGATTTGGCGGAGAAGAAAGTGCAGGAGCCTCATTCCTTAGAAAAGACGGTACAGTCTGGACCACCGACAAAGACGGTATCATCATGAATCTTCTTGCTGCGGAAATTACCGCAAAAACAGAAAAAGATCCCGGCGAGCACTACACAGATTTGGAAAACAAGTTTGGACATCCAGTATATAAACGAATTGATGCTCCAGCAACGATAGAGCAGAAAAAAGCTTTCAGCATACTTACTCCTGAGATGGTAAAGGCAAAAACTCTTGCTGGAGAAAAAATTGAAGCTCGCCTTACAGCTGCTCCAGGAAATGGAGAAGCTATAGGAGGCTTGAAAGTTGTTACGGAGAACGGCTGGTTCGCAGCCCGCCCATCAGGAACTGAATCAATATACAAAATCTATGCAGAATCTTTTAAAGGATTGGCCCATCTCGTTTCTATTCAGGAAGAAGCTGGAAGAATTGTAGATGAAGCCTTTGCACTCGCTTTGAAATAA
- a CDS encoding ferredoxin, whose protein sequence is MGYVITIDTDKCNGDGECVDVCPTEVYELQDNKAVAVNEDECLGCESCIEVCEQDAIVIEEN, encoded by the coding sequence ATGGGCTACGTTATCACTATTGATACAGACAAATGTAATGGCGACGGCGAATGTGTAGATGTTTGTCCTACTGAAGTATACGAACTTCAGGACAACAAAGCAGTAGCAGTAAACGAAGACGAATGTCTTGGTTGCGAATCCTGCATCGAAGTTTGCGAGCAGGACGCTATCGTTATCGAGGAAAACTAA
- a CDS encoding YkgJ family cysteine cluster protein: MDFTNIFEKYEALVAEVDKAFDTVSKQTEDGINCGKGCSDCCHALFDLTLVEAIYLNRKFNEAYKGMPRSIILQRSDVADRGLQKIKRRAFKASQAGTSAQDIIKEISLARVKCPLLGEDDLCELYDFRPLTCRIYGVPMNIGGEGHSCTKSGFTSGTAYPTINMDILQTKLVALSTELTESINSKLTALPEMIVPVSSALGTDYTPEYLGENTGKAKEEEPAESPAEAEACNTCSEDKSACADCNYSVSLGVAPAE, translated from the coding sequence TTGGACTTCACCAATATTTTCGAAAAATATGAAGCTCTTGTCGCAGAAGTTGACAAGGCATTTGATACAGTTTCCAAGCAGACAGAAGACGGAATCAATTGCGGCAAAGGTTGCAGTGACTGTTGTCACGCACTTTTCGACCTCACTTTGGTGGAAGCTATTTACCTAAACCGTAAGTTCAACGAAGCTTACAAAGGTATGCCCCGCTCTATTATTCTGCAACGCTCTGATGTTGCCGACAGAGGGCTGCAAAAGATTAAACGACGCGCTTTCAAAGCAAGTCAAGCTGGAACTTCAGCACAAGATATTATTAAAGAAATTTCACTCGCTCGAGTTAAGTGTCCTCTCCTTGGTGAAGACGACCTTTGCGAGCTATATGATTTCAGACCCCTCACCTGTCGTATCTACGGCGTTCCGATGAATATCGGAGGAGAAGGTCATTCATGTACAAAGTCTGGCTTCACCTCAGGTACAGCCTACCCGACAATAAACATGGATATACTTCAGACCAAGCTTGTCGCGCTTAGCACTGAGCTGACTGAAAGCATTAATTCCAAGCTCACCGCCCTTCCTGAAATGATCGTACCTGTTTCTTCAGCACTTGGGACCGATTACACTCCCGAGTATTTGGGAGAGAACACAGGGAAAGCGAAAGAAGAAGAGCCTGCGGAATCTCCAGCTGAAGCTGAAGCCTGCAACACCTGCTCTGAAGATAAAAGTGCCTGTGCAGACTGTAACTACTCAGTTTCTCTGGGCGTAGCCCCTGCTGAATAA
- the cheB gene encoding chemotaxis-specific protein-glutamate methyltransferase CheB has translation MIKVLIVDDSASVRLLLTEFFSREPDFEVVGCAEDGKSALRMVRQLNPDVVTMDVNLPDYDGFTVTRRIMEQNPVPIVIISAVYTASDAEVGFRLLDTGALAFHNKPAINDEFFNESMAEIVMSVRAMSEVKLVRRKATPGGYVAPSHNSNKKPYGSCPVKGPVNAKIVCIGASTGGPQALKQVLMSLPHDLPVPVMIVQHISTGFLEGLANWLHTNTGHNIQIAKDDETLKACTVYFAPEDYHIQISSKLKVTLTNLPAVNGIRPTVEGMFESVARNIGGGAVGVLLTGMGSDGAAALLEIRRRCGYTIAQDKETSIIFGMPGEAVKIGAAIAVLPLGEIADAIVKHTTGR, from the coding sequence GTGATAAAGGTTTTAATAGTAGATGATTCTGCCTCGGTGCGTTTGTTGCTTACGGAGTTTTTTTCGCGTGAACCTGATTTTGAAGTTGTAGGGTGTGCGGAGGACGGTAAATCTGCGCTTAGAATGGTTAGGCAATTAAATCCTGATGTTGTTACTATGGATGTGAACCTTCCAGACTATGATGGGTTTACCGTGACCCGTCGTATTATGGAACAAAACCCTGTTCCTATAGTCATTATTAGTGCCGTATATACTGCTTCTGATGCAGAAGTAGGTTTTCGATTACTTGATACAGGTGCTTTAGCTTTCCATAACAAGCCTGCCATTAATGATGAGTTTTTTAACGAGTCTATGGCTGAAATTGTTATGTCAGTTCGTGCAATGTCTGAGGTGAAATTAGTCCGCCGTAAAGCTACACCTGGTGGATATGTTGCTCCAAGTCATAATTCGAATAAGAAGCCATATGGATCTTGTCCGGTAAAAGGTCCCGTAAATGCAAAAATAGTCTGCATCGGAGCTTCTACCGGAGGGCCGCAAGCTCTTAAACAGGTTTTGATGTCATTGCCTCATGATTTGCCTGTTCCCGTCATGATTGTTCAGCATATTTCCACTGGTTTTTTAGAGGGACTAGCAAATTGGCTGCACACTAATACTGGTCATAATATTCAAATTGCTAAAGATGATGAAACCCTCAAAGCTTGCACTGTTTACTTTGCTCCCGAAGATTATCACATTCAAATTTCCTCTAAACTGAAAGTGACACTCACAAATTTACCTGCTGTAAATGGCATCAGACCGACCGTTGAGGGAATGTTTGAATCCGTTGCACGTAATATCGGTGGCGGGGCTGTAGGGGTGTTATTGACTGGTATGGGCAGTGACGGGGCTGCAGCTCTCCTTGAAATTAGACGGCGCTGCGGATATACGATTGCTCAGGACAAGGAGACTTCCATTATATTCGGTATGCCTGGTGAGGCTGTTAAAATTGGAGCTGCGATTGCTGTCTTGCCTTTAGGTGAAATAGCTGATGCAATTGTTAAACATACCACAGGTCGTTAG
- a CDS encoding response regulator — translation MSFQHILIVEDSLTQAVKLEYFLFEKGYRVTLASDGEKALSALDCKDIDLVISDIIMPGMDGYELCENIRINPKFKAVPVILLTSLSEPGDIIRGLKSGATNFVTKPYDEDFLLSRIQSVFKHGEFDSTQSAMQEVDFEFQGENHSLKADFGQVFHLLLATYENTLLQSRQIDEANRKLIAREEQLSSVLASMSAKIAVLDTDTKLIAANESWRELFTPGGNDVKLEGLDFKEAVAASGCLVKDLDILFEGVSSVARGVTDSYSLEFAVDGKHEGESLWNILEVTPMRGGLGGAVASFIDITSRKEMEHELIAARDTAEKANRFKSRFLASMSHEIRTPLNGVIGMTDLTLRSDLTADQTENLEIVRTSANQLLTLINDILDLSKVEARMLTLEEKDFHLSKSLGEIIKIMTPQATDRGLVLSLDIDKNVQDIVCGDEGRLKQIFFNLVGNSLKFTEQGGVFVQVTALESSTDLESTSLQVSVRDTGIGIPEAKQALIFESFRQADDSTTRKFGGSGLGLAISRELVEMMGGEISVRSSEGYGSVFTFSVSLKHGTPTVIAFDSVEAESCDVSNDESLYRILVVEDNPINVRVATSLLKKMGHSVHVASNGLEALSSLSVLDVDLVLMDLEMPKMDGFNAAKSIRKGDSGHSKQGIPIIAMSAHAMSGVREKCEKSGMNGYIAKPVQYIELHDAILQAVNVKKRASQFQEEPNNNTNNAAINKESALDLYQGDELLFSDICEMFVTDVPSDLVAFREALEKNDTETAKRTVHTLKSSCAAVCADQALEIATKLEIAFLGNELEQVHVYMDMFLNEFSRIETELDL, via the coding sequence GTGAGTTTTCAGCATATTCTTATAGTTGAAGATAGTCTTACGCAGGCTGTGAAACTTGAATATTTTCTTTTTGAAAAAGGTTATAGAGTCACTTTAGCTTCAGATGGAGAAAAAGCTCTCAGTGCTTTAGATTGTAAAGATATAGATCTTGTAATTAGTGATATCATAATGCCCGGTATGGACGGGTACGAACTCTGTGAAAATATCCGTATTAATCCAAAGTTCAAAGCCGTTCCGGTTATTCTTTTGACCAGTCTTTCGGAGCCTGGGGATATAATTAGGGGGCTTAAAAGCGGCGCTACGAATTTTGTAACTAAACCATATGACGAAGACTTTTTGTTGTCTCGAATACAATCTGTTTTCAAACATGGCGAATTTGATTCCACCCAAAGCGCGATGCAAGAGGTCGATTTTGAATTTCAGGGAGAGAATCATTCCCTCAAAGCTGATTTTGGCCAGGTTTTTCACCTACTTCTTGCTACCTACGAAAATACACTACTCCAATCACGGCAAATTGATGAAGCAAATCGAAAGCTGATAGCTAGAGAAGAACAACTTAGTTCTGTCCTTGCTTCAATGTCTGCGAAGATTGCCGTGCTTGATACAGATACAAAGTTGATCGCGGCGAATGAATCGTGGCGTGAACTTTTCACTCCCGGTGGAAACGATGTTAAACTTGAAGGGTTGGATTTTAAAGAAGCGGTAGCAGCTTCAGGGTGCCTCGTTAAAGATTTGGATATCTTATTCGAAGGTGTCAGTTCGGTGGCACGAGGTGTTACGGACAGTTATTCTCTAGAGTTTGCTGTTGATGGGAAGCACGAAGGCGAAAGCTTGTGGAATATACTTGAAGTTACTCCTATGCGTGGAGGATTGGGGGGGGCTGTGGCCTCTTTCATTGATATTACAAGTCGCAAGGAAATGGAGCATGAGTTGATTGCAGCTCGTGATACTGCGGAAAAAGCTAATCGTTTTAAATCCAGATTTCTCGCATCCATGAGTCATGAGATAAGGACTCCTTTAAATGGCGTAATCGGGATGACTGACCTTACTTTACGCTCAGACTTGACCGCCGATCAGACTGAAAATTTAGAAATAGTTCGGACATCCGCAAATCAGCTTCTTACTCTGATTAATGATATTCTTGATCTTTCCAAGGTTGAGGCCCGTATGCTTACCCTCGAAGAAAAAGATTTTCATTTAAGTAAGTCTTTAGGTGAAATAATAAAAATTATGACACCGCAGGCTACTGATCGTGGGTTAGTGTTGAGCCTTGATATCGATAAAAATGTTCAGGACATTGTTTGTGGGGATGAAGGGCGGCTTAAGCAAATATTTTTTAACCTTGTTGGGAACTCCTTAAAATTTACTGAACAGGGCGGAGTCTTTGTACAAGTTACCGCTTTAGAGTCTTCAACTGATTTGGAAAGTACGAGTCTTCAGGTTTCTGTTCGCGACACTGGGATAGGTATTCCTGAGGCGAAGCAGGCTCTTATTTTTGAAAGTTTCAGGCAGGCAGATGACTCAACAACTAGAAAGTTTGGTGGTTCCGGTCTTGGATTAGCTATTTCTCGCGAACTTGTCGAAATGATGGGGGGCGAGATTAGTGTCAGGAGCTCAGAAGGGTACGGTAGCGTTTTTACATTTAGTGTGAGTTTGAAGCACGGAACTCCTACGGTTATTGCTTTTGATTCTGTGGAAGCTGAAAGCTGTGATGTAAGTAATGATGAATCCCTATACCGAATCCTCGTTGTTGAAGATAACCCCATCAATGTGAGAGTTGCGACCAGTCTTTTGAAAAAAATGGGGCATAGTGTTCATGTTGCCTCAAATGGTCTTGAAGCTTTAAGTTCTCTTTCCGTGCTTGATGTTGATCTTGTTTTGATGGATTTAGAAATGCCCAAAATGGACGGGTTTAATGCTGCTAAATCTATTCGCAAAGGAGATTCGGGACATTCCAAACAAGGAATTCCAATCATTGCAATGTCTGCTCATGCGATGTCTGGAGTTAGAGAGAAATGTGAAAAATCCGGTATGAATGGATACATTGCCAAGCCTGTTCAGTATATTGAGCTGCATGATGCTATTTTGCAGGCTGTGAATGTAAAAAAGCGTGCGTCACAGTTTCAGGAAGAACCAAATAATAACACGAATAATGCGGCAATTAATAAGGAAAGCGCTCTTGATCTGTATCAAGGCGATGAATTGTTATTTAGCGATATTTGTGAAATGTTTGTAACTGATGTTCCTTCAGATTTGGTCGCATTTCGGGAAGCGCTAGAAAAGAATGATACAGAAACAGCAAAGCGAACAGTGCATACATTGAAAAGTAGTTGCGCTGCGGTGTGTGCCGATCAGGCATTAGAAATTGCCACCAAGCTTGAAATCGCATTTCTCGGCAATGAGTTGGAGCAAGTGCATGTCTACATGGATATGTTTTTGAATGAATTTTCAAGAATTGAGACAGAATTGGACCTCTAA
- a CDS encoding aminopeptidase: MLTKEQLEKYVDALWWGLTTARTKPYKKGDVILVRYEVDALPLAEVVFKRLIDEGMNPVPRLSLTPSMEKCFYGSGNDDQVTFVAPGDEELMKGLNGLIVLLAPSSLTHLADVDPSRIGKSAVAKKYLRDLMEVREQEGELGWTLCSYPTAAMAESAGLTLEEFTAQIVKACYLDDESPAESWKGVFDKATEVKDWLNGLGIESYRIVSEGMDLTVKHGDMRQWIGVSGHNIPSFELFISPDWRGTSGVFYADQPSFRSGNYVEGVKLTFVDGVVTEISAKEGEEFVKKQLAMDPGASRLGEFSLTDRRFSRIDKFMANTLYDENYGGEFGNSHVAVGASYADTYAGDQTKLDEKLKEELGYNSSALHWDLVNTLDKTVYATLKDGSEVIIYAGGEFKY, from the coding sequence ATGCTGACTAAAGAGCAACTCGAAAAATACGTGGATGCATTATGGTGGGGCCTTACTACAGCGAGAACCAAGCCGTATAAGAAAGGTGATGTTATTTTGGTTCGCTATGAAGTAGATGCATTGCCGCTGGCAGAAGTTGTCTTTAAAAGATTGATTGACGAAGGTATGAATCCTGTTCCGCGACTCAGTCTTACCCCTTCCATGGAGAAATGTTTTTATGGATCAGGTAATGACGATCAAGTCACTTTCGTAGCTCCAGGGGACGAAGAGTTAATGAAGGGTTTAAATGGACTCATAGTTCTGCTTGCTCCTTCATCGTTGACACATCTCGCAGATGTTGATCCATCCCGCATTGGTAAATCCGCAGTCGCGAAAAAATATCTTCGCGATCTTATGGAAGTCCGTGAGCAGGAAGGTGAGCTTGGTTGGACGCTTTGTTCTTATCCTACAGCAGCAATGGCTGAATCTGCCGGACTAACTCTGGAAGAATTCACAGCGCAGATTGTGAAGGCTTGCTACCTTGATGATGAAAGCCCTGCGGAAAGCTGGAAAGGCGTTTTTGATAAGGCTACTGAAGTTAAAGATTGGCTGAACGGTCTTGGTATAGAGTCTTACCGTATTGTTTCAGAAGGGATGGATCTGACTGTTAAGCATGGTGACATGCGCCAGTGGATAGGTGTTTCCGGACACAATATTCCGAGTTTCGAATTGTTTATCTCTCCAGATTGGCGCGGAACTTCAGGTGTTTTTTATGCGGATCAACCGTCATTCAGGTCTGGGAACTATGTGGAAGGCGTTAAGCTTACTTTCGTAGACGGTGTTGTCACCGAGATCTCAGCGAAAGAGGGTGAAGAGTTCGTTAAAAAGCAGCTTGCTATGGATCCGGGAGCTTCCCGTCTTGGAGAGTTTTCACTTACAGATCGCCGCTTTTCCAGAATCGATAAATTTATGGCTAATACTCTCTATGATGAAAACTACGGTGGTGAGTTTGGAAACAGCCATGTTGCCGTGGGCGCTTCTTACGCAGATACTTATGCAGGAGATCAGACTAAACTTGATGAAAAGTTGAAAGAAGAATTAGGATATAACTCTTCTGCACTTCATTGGGATTTAGTAAATACTCTTGATAAAACAGTATATGCTACGCTTAAAGATGGTAGTGAAGTAATTATTTATGCTGGTGGAGAATTTAAGTATTAA
- a CDS encoding DUF3795 domain-containing protein, protein MSPQKTPTSQPSLNSKVKLAPRHLVAPCGLDCSRCLGCSEGNVADHAQAISEVMGDNFQIYADRLKAFNPAMEEYSSFRALLDSLAKPSCGGCRSENRTCLPSCKVSECVREKKIEFCFECDNFTDCESTGLPESLFERWKNNNIIMKEIGVDNYMKGLAERPRYP, encoded by the coding sequence ATGTCACCCCAAAAAACACCAACATCACAGCCCTCCCTCAATTCCAAAGTCAAGTTAGCTCCGAGACATCTTGTTGCTCCGTGCGGTCTCGACTGTTCCCGCTGCCTCGGCTGCTCAGAAGGAAACGTTGCAGATCACGCACAGGCAATATCTGAAGTCATGGGAGATAATTTTCAAATCTATGCAGATCGCTTAAAAGCATTTAATCCTGCAATGGAAGAATATTCATCCTTCCGTGCACTCTTAGACTCCTTAGCAAAACCTTCCTGCGGTGGGTGCAGATCTGAAAATAGAACATGCCTGCCATCCTGCAAAGTGTCAGAATGTGTACGTGAAAAAAAAATTGAATTCTGTTTTGAGTGCGATAATTTCACAGACTGTGAATCAACAGGTCTCCCAGAATCACTATTTGAGCGCTGGAAAAACAATAATATCATTATGAAAGAAATCGGTGTTGATAATTATATGAAAGGGCTGGCGGAACGGCCTAGATATCCATAA
- a CDS encoding tetratricopeptide repeat protein codes for MEKFDNIDDYIADLKDKRIKSPTCSNTRYNLGIAYLSKRDFMEAEREFIGAINESPKLAEAYVQLGGIAMQRGDLEGCLSYNISATQQRPFFAVPWGNIGFVYMQQGNVDKAIGALKRAIKYDHNFVQALATLGSAHYHEGNVDDCIEVCEKAVKLAEHFGPAWNNLALCYSDKGDYAKAIDCADKATESGFEVPVELMAELDAHR; via the coding sequence ATGGAAAAGTTCGATAATATTGACGATTACATTGCAGACCTTAAAGATAAAAGAATTAAAAGCCCTACCTGTAGTAACACTCGTTACAATCTAGGTATTGCATATCTTTCCAAAAGAGATTTCATGGAAGCCGAACGTGAATTTATAGGAGCCATTAATGAATCTCCTAAACTGGCGGAAGCATATGTTCAGCTTGGTGGAATTGCAATGCAGCGTGGCGATCTTGAAGGCTGCCTAAGCTACAATATCAGTGCAACTCAGCAACGTCCGTTCTTCGCTGTTCCATGGGGAAATATCGGATTTGTTTACATGCAGCAGGGTAATGTTGATAAGGCTATCGGAGCTCTCAAACGCGCTATCAAGTACGATCACAACTTTGTACAGGCGCTTGCAACCCTTGGAAGTGCTCATTACCACGAAGGTAATGTTGATGACTGCATCGAAGTTTGTGAAAAAGCAGTTAAACTTGCAGAACACTTCGGCCCAGCATGGAACAACCTTGCTCTTTGTTACTCAGATAAAGGTGACTACGCAAAAGCTATTGACTGTGCTGATAAAGCAACAGAATCAGGCTTTGAAGTTCCAGTTGAATTGATGGCGGAACTTGACGCGCACCGCTAA